GCAACCTGAGCGGGGTGGACGCCAAGGAGTCCATCCTCGTCGTCTACCATCTGTATTCGTATGCGCTCCGCCACAGCGCCGTGCTCAAGGTGGAAGTGCCGAAGGCGGAGCCGGCGACGCAGACGGTGACCCCAGTCTGGCGCGGGGCGAACTGGTTCGAGCGCGAGGCCTTCGATCTCTTCGGCGTCCGCTTCGACGGCCATCCCGATCTCCGCCGCCTGCTCCTCCCGGAGGACTGGGAGGGGCACCCGCTGCGCAAGGACTACGTCTTCCCGACGCACTACGGCGGCATCGACAACACCCGGGACTACAACCTCTAGAGGAGGTGCCACGGAGCCATGGCGACGCTGCAGACGCAGGAGATGGAGCTCAACATGGGGCCGCAGCACCCCAGCACCCATGGGGTGATCCGCTTCATCCTCCACACCGACGGCGAGGTCATCTCCCAGTGCAAGCCCGATGTCGGCTACCTGCACCGCTCCATCGAGAAGATCGCCGAGCGCTGCACCTACAACGGCTTCATGCCCTACACCGACCGGGTGGACTACGTGGCGGCGATGAACGCCAACCACGCCTACGCCCTGGCGGTGGAGAAGCTGGCGGGCATCGCCTGCTCCCGCCGCGCCGAGCTGCTCCGCATGATCACCGCCGAGCTGGGACGGATCTCGAGCCACCTGATCGCGGTCGGC
The sequence above is a segment of the Candidatus Krumholzibacteriia bacterium genome. Coding sequences within it:
- a CDS encoding NADH-quinone oxidoreductase subunit C; its protein translation is MKAEEIHQRLQACLPDGVGDLHTECTDPWIAVRPGAIAAVARVCKEDPELRFDFLSNLSGVDAKESILVVYHLYSYALRHSAVLKVEVPKAEPATQTVTPVWRGANWFEREAFDLFGVRFDGHPDLRRLLLPEDWEGHPLRKDYVFPTHYGGIDNTRDYNL